CAGGGGGACCCGCGAAGATGGCGGTCACCTCCCACGCCGCGAGGCCGAGCGCCCACGTATCGTCGGCCATGCGGTCGAGCGCTGCGGAGCAACTGAGCGAGGAGACGCGAGCTGCAgcggaagccgccgccgccgcctccgtatCCGCTTCCCCTCCGCAGCGAGGTCGCCCGCGAGGTCGGCGGCTGCAGGGAAGCGACACGGGCGGGAACGCGGAGCCGCGCCGCGAGGCTGGAGCTGGTCCAGTTCAGTTCAGGGTACGCGGGCGGGCAATGTGCGGGATGgtggaaaaaaatatttttgaCAGACACGTAATATAGGTGAGAAATATTTTTAATTATTTTCGATCAGTATACTAGCATAGATGTACACGTAATAATTAAAAAATCTAATTAAATTTTGCTTCGAAAATTCATTAAATTAAGTATTAATTAAATTAATCTTTAAATTAAATTTCAAAAACATGTATTATGATAAATGCCAAGCTTTGATCAACACGAATGGACTACAACGGagtaaaagaaattaaattaagaggtttaaatatatcTATGGAGGTTAGCAGGGGGTTTTCGCAGGACAAATTGAATAGCACTCACGAATTGGGAAAAATTTAGGTTAGTTGCAAAAGGTCTTTGTTAGGCTGGATCTCAAGGTTGTATATTTTTACCGGAGGTTTTGTAAAACAACCGAGATACATACTACAGGATTTTATTTTAGATTTTTCTCGGAGACTATTTTGCAAACATTTCCAAATCCATGGCGGACAATctagggcggcggcggtactTATTGCTGGCCATGCCGGGGCTCCAATGACTGAGGTTCAAGGATAGAGGTGCACAGGTCGCGCTCCTCCAGTTCACGTCATTGGCCGAGAGCAAGAACGGTCCCACTTCAATTTTGAAGGTATTCAGTTGAATACCTATTTTTTGGCAAAAAAGTTATATATAAACTGCATCCTACGTACATTTAATTCAAAAAATTGAAAATAGCACGACACAAAGGCCTTCCAATCTCTAATTCAGCCTAAAAATACAGTACCCCACCCCGACAGCACACATGGCCCATTTAACTCAGGTCGAGCCGAGCGCTCCATCTCTGATCTCCCCGCTCTTCTCCCGATTCCAATCCCCAGCGGTGCCCGAAGAGCCGCTAGGCGCCTCGGGAGCGGCTGCGGGCAGCAGGCGGCCAGGTGTTCCTGTGATCGCGGCTTCGTGGGCCGCGACAAACGAAGAACGGGAGGATGGCAGCGGCCGTCCGGCCGGCCAAGCGCCAGGTCTCCACACGGTCGCGCCCAACAAAGGCGCGCCACCTGCAACAAGTTGCGGCTCCGGCGCCGTTCCCCAATTAGACGTCCACGGAGGAGACGCGCGCCGCTTGTGGGCCTCCGCAGCCTCATCCCCGACGGCAGCGGAGGAGAAACTCATGAAGCAGGGTTGGCCGGAGGTGCCTTGCTTGCCCGCGATGGAGGTGCGGTGTGGGATGCGATGCGAGGAAGGAGAACTGAGGGCACCCGCAACAATATCTCACCCCAGCTACAGTAAACGTACTCGTCCAACAGATTTGCTATAACGACAGTAATCATGGGTCCCACGTGTTACAATTTTTAATCCCAGCTTTCTCTTTCTTCCCCAAAATCTGACCTCTCTTGTCACCAGTTCGCTCGCCCATCCCGGCGGTCCGGCACCAGCACTTCCCCGCGCATCCTGGGCTCCTGGGTACTAGCCTCCGCCCCCACGTGAGACGGCCGCCGGGCTCCGCCCCCACATGCGATGGCCACTCACGACCCCCTCCACACCAGCTTGGCGGCGGCAGTTCGCGTCCAGCGACCATGCTCGGCGTCGCGCTCCGTCCCGCCCAAGCGCCGAGCCGCTCGATCTGCGCCTCCGCCTCACATCCACCGTCGCTCGGCGGTGACCAGTGGCGGAGGGCCCGGTATTGCCCGGGCAATACCGCGGCTCGGCCCAGCCCAactaaaaaaaaaaaaagtaacCCTATCCAATTCCCCAATCCCCACCGTGGCTCCCTGCTCGCGTGCTCCCGTCCCGACCTCGCAGgctcgcacgccgccgccggcgctgtcTACAAGGCGATCAAGGACCGGCGGAGGCGCGGAGGCTCCGGAGCAACGCCGCCGGCGGAGGCCGGGCCTACgaagccgccgcccgccggtgcCCGGTGGCACGCCCGCGCCCGTGGACCTCGAGGACCCGCCGACCCGGACTCTGGAGATTGTTTCCGGCCGGCGGAACGCGCGGTGCTGGCCGGACACCGAGCAGGAGCCGTCGCTGTCGGGGTACTTCCAGTTCCCGCTGGTGGCCGCGACCCGCGAGGAAGGTCAGCCAAGGGGAGGCGCTTGACGGGCTGCTGGGCGAGCGGCTGCACGCAGACTcgcagaggcggcggtggctgcAGGTGTGTGTGATGCCGCATTGTGCTTCCAACTAAGATCTTTACATTTGTTTATAAAGTGCATCTGCCTGTCTATGCAATACGTAAGTGCTCCCAAAAACTGAGAATATAGTCTTTTTTCTTGGATCAGTTAAAAATTAAGTTTTGCTTGAGAAGATATAATTTATTCTCAAGCTTTTATCTCCCCAACATCATAAAGTTTATTAAATAAGGTACTTAGACTTATACAGGCATTGTTTCAAAGAATGAAACGATAGTTTGATTTTTCCGGTTATATCCAAATTTCAAATTGAATCATTGGATCTGAACTTCGAGGACCAATAGTGCATTTGGCTACATATTAGCAAAAGGAATTGTGGTGTTTGACAAAAAGGCAGTAAAAATGAAATGATATTTTCTTAGCTCGTTGTCTCGGCAATACCTTGATTTTGTCGCATCCTCCGCCAATGGCGGTGACCCTGAGTGCCGGCACCCACGCTCAGCGCCGCGCGgcgccccgcccgcccgctccGTCCCTCAGCCTCGCTTCCACCCGCCGCCGAGCGGCAGCCTTGCTCGTGGCAGCGGCCCCGCGTGTCAGTGCCCACGCTCGGCGTCGCGCGGCACCTCGCCCGCGGCGGTGGCCGCGCGTGCCGGCGAAGCGCGCCACTCCGAAGACCGTAGCGGTGAGCTCGCCCGTGCCGGATGCCACGAGACCGGCTCGGCTTCGCCCGCGCTCTGACTCGGTTCTCTGCCGCTCGCTTAGGAAACTGCGTTGGTGGGGGCCACTGGCGTGGAATCGCGTGCTAGCGAGAGGGCGATGAGTGCCGTCGCGTGCAATGAGCAGGAGGGGGCAAGCCGTGCTCGcgcgggggaggcggcggcggccggcggcgctgcTCCCGCGGGGTGGGCGGCGGGGGGCTCTGCTCCCATGGGgtgggggggcggcgggcggcggcccctgctcccgcgggggagggggcggcgggggcaggaTCCGCCccggggagggggcggcggggcgggatcTGCCCCGGTGGTGGATCccgcgggggtgggggggagCGCGAGGCTCGGCGGGCGGATCCCGCCGGTGGATCCCGGGGggagggggcgcggcgggcggcggcccggcggcgggccgggaggagggggcggcggggaggaggggcggcggggtacCTGCGCTGGCGCGgacgggaggaaggaggagagggTGTGGCGTGATTTTTGGGTGCGGCGGCCAAATCGAGCGCCGCACCTGTGGCGCGATTTTGTGTGGCGAGCGGTTCTGGCGTGCCTAAGAAAACTGTGGCGCGCTAACGTTAGTATGCCCTCCAAACACCTGCCTAACATTGCGTGGCACGCCTAAGGTTAGGCGGTGGCGGCTTAGGCAG
The genomic region above belongs to Panicum hallii strain FIL2 chromosome 4, PHallii_v3.1, whole genome shotgun sequence and contains:
- the LOC112888736 gene encoding uncharacterized protein LOC112888736 isoform X3, with translation MAHLTQVEPSAPSLISPLFSRFQSPAVPEEPLGASGAAAGSRRPGVPVIAASWAATNEEREDGSGRPAGQAPGLHTVAPNKGAPPATSCGSGAVPQLDVHGGDARRLWASAASSPTAAEEKLMKQGWPEVPCLPAMEVRCGMRCEEGELRAPATISHPSYIRSPIPAVRHQHFPAHPGLLGTSLRPHVRRPPGSAPTCDGHSRPPPHQLGGGSSRPATMLGVALRPAQAPSRSICASASHPPSLGGDQWRRARYCPGNTAARPSPTKKKKSNPIQFPNPHRGSLLACSRPDLAGSHAAAGAVYKAIKDRRRRGGSGATPPAEAGPTKPPPAGARWHARARGPRGPADPDSGDCFRPAERAVLAGHRAGAVAVGVLPVPAGGRDPRGRSAKGRRLTGCWASGCTQTRRGGGGCSRHSVATVTDTRPLRRHSVGCDAVLSSPSRSAHSDAASPNRPHRRPRLLSQSLTPPAAPPPIKPLVSSCPRPLQPPHSQHIPSAAAGRRRSRGGWGSAGGVTSADSARAARDRPGGCGCRAKSRQRAATRGSTSPHAQHARTRMHSRRRRPHERRRSPSPATSRHPLARRRAGCNLRINRHGKGFCCRVQ
- the LOC112888736 gene encoding uncharacterized protein LOC112888736 isoform X4; this encodes MAHLTQVEPSAPSLISPLFSRFQSPAVPEEPLGASGAAAGSRRPGVPVIAASWAATNEEREDGSGRPAGQAPGLHTVAPNKGAPPATSCGSGAVPQLDVHGGDARRLWASAASSPTAAEEKLMKQGWPEVPCLPAMEVRCGMRCEEGELRAPATISHPSYSKLRSPIPAVRHQHFPAHPGLLGTSLRPHVRRPPGSAPTCDGHSRPPPHQLGGGSSRPATMLGVALRPAQAPSRSICASASHPPSLGGDQWRRARYCPGNTAARPSPTKKKKSNPIQFPNPHRGSLLACSRPDLAGSHAAAGAVYKAIKDRRRRGGSGATPPAEAGPTKPPPAGARWHARARGPRGPADPDSGDCFRPAERAVLAGHRAGAVAVGVLPVPAGGRDPRGRSAKGRRLTGCWASGCTQTRRGGGGCSRSAHSDAASPNRPHRRPRLLSQSLTPPAAPPPIKPLVSSCPRPLQPPHSQHIPSAAAGRRRSRGGWGSAGGVTSADSARAARDRPGGCGCRAKSRQRAATRGSTSPHAQHARTRMHSRRRRPHERRRSPSPATSRHPLARRRAGCNLRINRHGKGFCCRVQ
- the LOC112888736 gene encoding uncharacterized protein LOC112888736 isoform X2, which encodes MAHLTQVEPSAPSLISPLFSRFQSPAVPEEPLGASGAAAGSRRPGVPVIAASWAATNEEREDGSGRPAGQAPGLHTVAPNKGAPPATSCGSGAVPQLDVHGGDARRLWASAASSPTAAEEKLMKQGWPEVPCLPAMEVRCGMRCEEGELRAPATISHPSYSKLRSPIPAVRHQHFPAHPGLLGTSLRPHVRRPPGSAPTCDGHSRPPPHQLGGGSSRPATMLGVALRPAQAPSRSICASASHPPSLGGDQWRRARYCPGNTAARPSPTKKKKSNPIQFPNPHRGSLLACSRPDLAGSHAAAGAVYKAIKDRRRRGGSGATPPAEAGPTKPPPAGARWHARARGPRGPADPDSGDCFRPAERAVLAGHRAGAVAVGVLPVPAGGRDPRGRSAKGRRLTGCWASGCTQTRRGGGGCSRHSVATVTDTRPLRRHSVGCDAVLSSPSRSAHSDAASPNRPHRRPRLLSQSLTPPAAPPPIKPLVSSCPRPLQPPHSQHIPSAAAGRRRSRGGWGSAGGVTSADSARAARDRPGGCGCRAKSRQRAATRGSTSPHAQHARTRMHSRRRRPHERRRSPSPATSRHPLARRRAGCNLRINRHGKGFCCRVQ